CCTTGATATGATCACCCCGCAATACGTGGCTGATCTGATGAGCTGGGGCGCAATTGGTGCGCGTACCACCGAATCACAGGTGCACCGTGAGCTGTCCTCCGGTCTGTCCTGCCCGGTTGGCTTCAAAAACGGCACTGATGGCACCATCAAAGTGGCGATTGACGCTATCAACGCTGCCAGCGCGCCGCATTGTTTCCTGTCAGTCACCAAATATGGTCATTCGGCGATTGTCGAAACCAGCGGTAATGAAGATTGCCATATCATCCTGCGTGGCGGTAAAGAGCCGAACTACAGCGCTCATCATGTGGCTGCGGTAAAAACCGGGCTGGAAAAAGCGGGCCTGACGCCGCAGGTGATGATCGACTTCAGCCACGCCAACAGCAGCAAACAATTCCAGCGCCAGATGGTGGTTGCGGAAGATGTTGCGCAGCAGATTGCGGGTGGCGAGCAGGGGATTACCGGTGTGATGCTGGAGAGTAACCTGGTGGAAGGTAATCAGAGTCTGGAGAGCGGTGAACCGCTGGTGTACGGCAAAAGCGTGACGGATGCCTGCATTGGTTGGGACGATACAGATAAGGTGTTGCGCCAGTTGGCCCAGGCGGTTAAACAGCGCCGCGGTTGATTCTACCTGCGGGGTGGTACCGAGTAGTTTTCGTTCGCTATGGGCTGAGGTAGTTTCAGCTCGCTGGTGCGGCGACCGAGCAAAGGGGACCTGGCCGTCCCCTTTGCATTCCCCGGCCCTGCGCCGCCTTCCTCGCCGCTTCGCGGCTTTTTCGCGCGATAAATCGCGCCGCTA
This genomic stretch from Pantoea cypripedii harbors:
- the aroG gene encoding 3-deoxy-7-phosphoheptulonate synthase AroG, coding for MNYQNDDLRIREIKELLPPVALLEKFPATDNAAQTVAKARQAIHRILHGADDRLLVIIGPCSIHDTTAAKEYAERLLKLRDELSGELEVVMRVYFEKPRTTVGWKGLINDPYMDGSFQINDGLRLARKLLVDINDTGLPAAGEFLDMITPQYVADLMSWGAIGARTTESQVHRELSSGLSCPVGFKNGTDGTIKVAIDAINAASAPHCFLSVTKYGHSAIVETSGNEDCHIILRGGKEPNYSAHHVAAVKTGLEKAGLTPQVMIDFSHANSSKQFQRQMVVAEDVAQQIAGGEQGITGVMLESNLVEGNQSLESGEPLVYGKSVTDACIGWDDTDKVLRQLAQAVKQRRG